Within the Gossypium raimondii isolate GPD5lz chromosome 12, ASM2569854v1, whole genome shotgun sequence genome, the region cactttttcactttcgatcactattcaattcaattccacacatatattcatcattcaattacacttagtcgttacataatttcatatattttcacttagtcaatttcccgttgaacactcgaaatatacacagatacgtagagaattagcacataagtgccacactaatatgtagccgaagctaccactgataagTAACtgtagctaccactgaaatgtagccgaagctaccactaatgtgtagccgtagctaccactgatcaataacactggaaatgtccactggccagctcacacaagctgtcaggtgtcagcaacacatgctagatcacccaccacccgggactcactgtaacactgtaacactggtctctagtgacatgtcacttgtatccacttctatttttaagttcaaccgggaatttacacttaacattttattttaaacactttatcacttgaataattcatgaacaattttccttccacattcaataataattgacatatcaaatataattcacaatttataaaaatatattgctattatttacacacaacttactttggtgcaacaatataaaaatttagtaatttagtctttaatcttttcttttcttcgatcaaggtcgattccacttctttcttgatatATAAgaacacatttgacttatttaatactcatatttatcaaaatagtccttgactcaaactttggcaaaattataattttacccctaaacttttgcatatttacactttttctccaaagctcgtaaattaaacttcatcccgtattcttatgtattatgacatgctaaacatttttcccttctatggcaacatcaaattcccactctaacacttacttatgaacattaggtatttttaccgattatgtcgtttgagtcgttttcacttaaaatcacttagcaaaagttgtttaacataatttcaagcttcatattctaccataaaacatcaaaataaacacatttaacttatgggaatttttctaaatataaaccctaggttaaattattgctagaataagctaaatcaagttactggGACTCTAAAATCGTaatgaacattaaaaacggggcttggaatcacttactatggagcttggaagcttgaaaaccctaactatggcttcccccttgctattttcgttcatcatggagaagataAACACATTTTGCcacctttttccctttttaattctttttattactaaattaccaaattgcccctaacttaaaaatttcctatttcacttatctcatgtctatttttgtccataacttaaccaatggtctaattaccatataaagtcctccaatttaaagtttcataataattggacacttctaacatgtagaactcaacttttgcactttttacaatttcttccttttgactaaattgagtgcccaaacgtcaaaattttcgaacaaatttttcacaaaattatttcgTGAAAtcttagaccataaaaatataataaaaacaaattttgtcctcgttgaatttgtggtcccgaaaccactattccggctagacccaaaatcgggttgttacaggTTATCATTACTAGTATCATTCTTTGATTCCCTAGACATTTCAGCTATAAGATAGataaatttcataatcaccattcAAATATCGACTCAAACTTGAATAAACTTGGCATGTACCTTTAGAATCAAATCCAAGATTGATTTAGttcgagaatcgactaaacctatagctttgataccactaagtgtaacaccctattACTCAATTCGGTCGTCGGGTTTGAGCTATAAAGTGCCACATTTGTTTTCGGAGCAGCTACGATCAATAAAACTTAGTTTGACAccattatatattcaaatacaaataaatcaTGTGCTTTAAACAATACATAATCATTTTTGGGTCTTATATGAggttacgaaagctcttttgttaACCTTAGATAGAAATAGAACCAAATTGTAAggattttaaagttttgaattGACGCCGTAACATCAGGGGTTCCTAGTTACAATGCAAAGCACTGATTGGTGCTCGTCGTGACCTAGAGCAATGGTGTCGCCACCTAGATTTTGCTCTATTTCTTGTTGCAACGTCAGAGGTTCATCATTGTGATGTGACACACTATTTTCACGAGAATCAACCTGGTACAACTTTAGATTAGCTAAAAACATCATTAAACACCTTCCAAACTACCATGTCAAACACTTACCAAAGAATACAAGACAAGTTATACAAAATTGGCATTTTCAAGTACCATCAATTTACCAACttcaaatattaacaaatcaattTAGTTTATGCCATTTCATATATCCAAAACCAACCTACACAACTATAAGATTGCATAACTTTTAACTCTAAGGTTCGgaataaattttagaaacatatataaacatgttttcTAACATTTATTTACAATCACAATTTGACAACTTAATCATTGAAACATTAAACCAAAATACTACCAGGTACATGCCAAAGAAACTAAAATGAACCACTTTATGAAAACATTGTTGGGACGAAATCGATAGTCTAGATGTTGGATTCAAGTTTCGGGCCTTCGAGAATCACCTAAACCTGCGCACAGAAAAACAAACCGTACAATAAACAATAGGGCTTAATAGTAAATTTGTAATTCAGAGCATATATCATAAACATTAGCAAAACATTTCAATACTATACATGTATATCTATATGCAAATAACATCCTACTAAGTTACATTCTTGGTTACATTACTTAACATCATCAGTCTTTGTACATGAATATGTATATTACCAAATGTTATATCATCCCAATTCGATTTCAACATTGagcattcaaaataataattttcccATATCATATACAATCTATGATacataattcactctctaatttcatattattcaCTAGCTTCAGGAGTCTACTTACTCATTCAAATATGTTTTGGCTCGCAGGACttgatttcattttatttgtataCTCAGCTGTGTGATTTTGACATTTTGTTCACATTTAATTACAGATCATTGAAATAGTACCATTTAATACATATTCGCATCATTCACTAAGTTACATTTACAACCCCTATTAGCCTAACTCAGACTTGGGCAAATACTCGAATCGTCCAACCAACGCACCATAAAAAAATTCCAGTGCATCTTGGTGTGCAAAACACAAACTTGGCACATGAAGTGCATACTGGTGCATAAGCGCATATTTGGCACATGAAGTGCATACTGGCACATAAGCTCATAATATTGTACTCAATCCAGTCCTATGGCACgtcaactatatccaactcGCCCCGATTAGTTAATAGGGTATCAAATTCCAATTCCAAttcaaattccaatttagtACACTTAtcatgtcgaaaccatttttattttgaaaaacgaggttaacttttaaaacgaaaatggagtcgccaccaatcttttttcgaggtgtgattgggttaccttgagattaatcattttaataaaacattttgattagcgccctcgtaacgcccaaaaattggtacctaattgattatttaacgtcctaatgtcaaaaatttgaaaagattttaaaatacgatcctctttAAAAACCTGAATAAATCGAATTTGATGTTAAGACCTCATTGTCCcgaagtaataagatgtcacatccagaaAGTTAGGATATGACATTTTAACCCTCGAAACTAAGCTTGTCTCatgcattaaagtttaaaaaggatattcggttatttggataaaaaaatcgaaaccaagtaagttagggcacgattttctcaaagctccaaagtaccgaatattgccttatttttaaaagttttcttttttaaattgggGAAAATTGACGCAATATTAAAACGATGcgtaaaaaatttgataaaaaaacaacaatatgaaaatacaaataaacaatttataaaacacataatgacaattatttaaatactagcatcaataatcaaaggccaatgaatttaaaacaaagagtataaaataaaataaaataaaataaagatataaggcaaaataaaatgtaaacaaatttaaaaataatgaatttgaaatcaacaatatacaaatcaataaataaattatatataaaaagtaggtaatatatgtataagtttggaataaataatataaaaatgaaaataggtaatatttaaagtaataatatataaacgagtttaaaaataatattgtgtaataaggaatttagaacaagttatacacaaaacatcttaaaaataaatggtatataaaatagataatataaatttttttgcaattgataatatatggaaaaaaatttaaagtaaataatcaaacaatttaaaatggatgatttataacaccgcttttaaaaataaacaacatgtgtgacataatattaaaacaaataaagtatataattaatggaagaaaataaagaatgataagaatggttaaatgaatgaaccatatgtaaataaaaaagttgatggataaataaacgaataaaagtaaaagaataattaatgattaaacaattaaatggataaaaaaaaggttaaaaaaatgCTTAAGTCATCCTAACTCTCACAATATGAAGATTCAACGAAATTCCTCCaccaaaatccaactcaaatgaaagcaacttaaaaagaaacgaagatgagcgaagaacaaaataagaacaagccacagaaaataagaacgcaagagagggagaaatttgagtgaatgctcttaagaattattattgctccaGACTCAAGtgtttttacaatgaagggagaggcctctatttatagttgagcctccccaaatccaacggtatagatcaattacatcaacggctaagattaaagggtatctacaaattaaatctctaagattacaaaatcatatcttctaagattgcatatcatatctaacaTTGCATATCCTtggaagattatgtttccatatgcgtcaagcttgtagatggaccttcaaccttttcaagtaatgggtcattccgatcgggccaaatgatataattttggactggacttggactttgttttattattttgggtttattattattttttgtgagcctgggctaaattggcctattacataTCAAACTTGCAATAATATACactataaaaattcaattcattaacaTAACATATGTATTTCATATCATCCAATACATACTCTCACTCAATTCCATagcataattcatatttcaagCGATTcgtgttattttttttattttgttcaatttagtcctctacttcGAGAATTCACATTGAAGCTCGATCCTATAACTTATATCATTACTATATACTTACCTTGGTGCTCCCGTATACGTGTAACATGAAAATGCAAGCAATTTatattactttaaattataaatttacaaacCATAATTTTCGGCTACTCGTCGATCACTTTCGTTCTTCCTTTCCATCTTGACGATTCGGTGTTGTCGTTAGTTACGAATAATCACAAACACCTCCCATCATCAAGTTCCAATCAAAACAGAatcaaatactaattttttttacaaattttgtgaattattcaatttagtccctaaaatctaGACAAACATAACTTTGAATTTAAAGCCTCGGATTAGAATTTGATTACACCAAAACTCATTAGGGACCATCTATTTTCTATCCTTAccaaaaattcatgaaaattttgtattttattcaatttggtccctaatttatgaatctaacaattaatatttgcaatttagttcttttcatatactaagcttaatttctaacaatttaaCACCAAAGTCATTCAATTCTCAACCATgaaaactttctaaaactttaacgATTTTACAAATTGGCATCTGGGCTGGCTAAATCAAGCTCGCatgacctcaaatctataaaaaaattggaagaaaatgacttgaattaCATACCTAATtgcttggaaaaattttgagaaattataaagtttttCTTGGCTATGGGggacaaaaaaggaaaaaagtgatgttcatttttttttccactaactttttatatatatacttagattaaagtttaattaggttttagttaatttaaagtttatttacAAAAACTAATTACCATCCATCATGCCATCCACTagcatatatataaaagcaatttactttttattttggtcctaaGTCCCCAAgtcttaatctaaataaaaatctgtagcgattaaacttttacaatttaatccctgagCCATTATTTCTTacaattttggttaaattacttaaccaaatctcaattcatcaatataataactctgtaaatatcactattaaatatttttagacttGATTAATGAAAACGAGGTGTTGAAACTGCCTTTTTTGACACTACTAGAAATTAGGTCGTTACAGACGGTCAACCACCATTGATATGCCTCTTCTTTAAGAAGATATACTGCACATGTAACACACTTGTGCGGTGAACATTCCAACTGTTGCTTGAATATTATTAGCATTGTATTTAGAGTAGATAgaaatttggatttgaattaattatataaataataaatttggataTTCCATtccactttatttttataaataatggaatcaaatatcaaaatatacactCATTATCCACTTATTtgctaaaatataaaagttcgTAAAATTAAGTTGACTTATTGAACCAGCGTACTTGGGTATATAATGGAGATTATTACCTAATTTTAACTTGATAcgattgattttgttttaaaaaaagttgaCAAATATCAACATCCTTACtattaatagaaataataatgaaTTCTGCTTCTTATTGAAAACTTCCTATTTGTTAAAAATACAAGCCTTtggaaggaaaaataaaatgaaatagaagGCTAGTTATTTCCACCCGGCGAAGAGGTAGATGAGGGTCTACTTGAATTTCTAATATTGCGAAGATATGCTACTTGCGTGATTAAGTTGAcaatgaatgaattaattagGTACTGTTGGAGAAGGAAGCAACCATTTGGTAGCTTCAACATAGTCAAGAACCAAGAATGGTTGAGCTTCTGCATCCGGTAGTTGTTTGACGAATGGCTCCCGTGTCTTGGGATTGGCGCCTTGCCCCGTGCATTTATATTCTCCATAGTAAACAGTTCTGCGTGTCAAGCCATTCTCACCTTATATATCTTAATAACTTTATTAATAAGTTGGGAAAGATTAGTTTACTTGTAGGCATGTCATGTTGTAAGGTTGAGTATTATCTTACTTGGCTCGTTCAGGTTGGAGATTATGAGACCAACCAGCAGGATTGACAACGTTGCCCATTTCAGTATATGCATAAACAACCCTTGGGCTGCTCTTCCAGGCCCTGCCCAAAAATGCATTCTTCGCTGTTCCAGAAATGCTACCATGCACAAACGAATAACCCGTGTCCTCTGATGAACTTTCTCTCGCTTGTGCTGTAATTACTGTAAGTCCCGGATCTCCTTCCACAAATATTTTTGTGTTCTGCATCCCACTTTCCcggtcaaatatatataattatatatgggGTATAATACATCATATTTCAGTACATGTTGAGAATATTAATACCAGATACAAAGATTTCCCGCTTCCAAAAATGAAATCAACAGTACCACGAATATGGCAATCTTTAAAGAAATGGTTGCCCTTGTCATCGCACAAAGTGTCTTGGAAGCCGATGATTTTACAGTTATAGAAAGCTGACCTATCACCAGAGACTCTCAAAGCAACCGCTTGGGCTCCTACCATTTTCCCGTCTGGCTTAGGAGCAGTGTTCTATGTACATAATATGCCaccataaaaacaaaaaccctttaataatcaaatcaataaaagatgGATCATGAATTTCTAAACTCTACATTAACTTACCACTATATTGAGATTAGCACCCACAAAGTAACTACACTCAGTAATAAGAGTGGCACTATCTACGGTTCCATACTGCTTGGCGGTTCCATCAAATGTCAAATTTGGCATGCTTTTAGGATCTcctaaaaatgtaataaaaggCTTATTTCTTTCAATTCTGATTTTCTCTTTGTAAGATCCGGGTCCGATGGATATAATCACACGTTTGGTGTTCCCTGATGGAACGCTCTCGATGGCTTTGGTTATGGTATCGAATTCTCCACCCCCACCTTGCATCACCTTTATAATTCTAGGTTCTGTCTCGGCCTCAACCAATTCAGGGTCTAAGGTGTTACCCCTTTCTTTCACGGGCTTGATAATGCCATTAAACCAAGCATTTACTTGAGATTTATCCGCTGGTATTGGTTGGGACACACCAACCGGAGCAAAGAGGAGAATACTTACACACATTGCTGCAACATAAACTTCACTGCTCTCGATTCTTTTTCCttccatttactttttttttccttttttatttttaaaataagagtaatatgtttgttttctttgtttattgAATATTGATGTGTTTGCATTCTAGTGACTCCAATTTATAAgataaatttatgaagaaaaaaaaaactaaaaaactgGGCATTGGAGGATTCCTTGCATTTCCATTCATTTGCGCAGTTTTTGGTGCAAGTTTTGCTACAGTTCAGACCGAGCATTTCGCGGTTGATCGTTATTAAGTAGTATGTCGAAACccctttttgaaaacaaaaaaacagtgttgatttattaaaaataaaaattggagtcacCACTGATATTTTATTGAGGTGAGACCGGATCGCCTTGAAAACAATTTTGGGCTACGAATTTTAGtaagaaaacgggttcgggagtcaattacgcacgaggaagggttagcaccctcgcaacgcccaaaattggtatctatTTGATTATTAATGTCTTATAGTCGAATGTCGAAAATTGGAAAAGATTAAAAACGATCTCCTTttattaataacatattttaaaataatacttggataaatttgaatgaatgtaAAAAGGCCTTTTCATCCCGAGACGACAAAATGTcgtatcccgtaagttaggatgcaACATTTGAATTCACGAGCATAAGATAACCTTTAAAATCTTTATTGaaactttttatatttgaaaactaaaagaTATTTAGCCGTTTTAGTTCGACGAGAAagatcgaaacccagtaagttagggcacgatttctcatCGTTCCAAAAACGACATATTGCAAActtcattttctccttttttacGAATTTGGATTAAAGCGAAAGTTTAATGCAATATTAACAAtgatgtaaatttaatttattcgaaatgaaaagaaatgaaatgatcAATTTTTGGCAAATAAGTTGGAAATTTCTACTATAATGCAATGCTCGGAAGTGAAAAGCAATTTTACAAACCTGGAACAATATACATGGGCAAAATACTAAACAAATATGCACATACAAACCCCAAACACACATAATAATTATCGAACTCgaaataatatataaagcaAACTTAATTCCAAAGAAAAagtacataaataaaacaacatgaaGTAAGTAATAGGCTAAAAAAACTAGTATGCGAATCAATTTAAGATAAAATGaatacatgaaatgaattgaaataaattatttaataaattgtttaaaacaactaataaaacgcaatatacaaaaatatttaagcaAACGaagtttaaagaaaaattagaatatacattatatagaaaaaataataaaaaataattaaaaataagtaatatgtataattcaaaataaatagtatgcATATGGATGGAGTTTAAAACAATACATGGATTAAAACAAATAGTATATATGAATGTagaatttaatacaaataatatctacaatttgaaatgaattgggtaatttacaataaatagtataaaaatattcaaataacaatacatataaaatttaaaaattttgatgataattCTAGAATAATCATACgtgataaattcaaaatattaatatataataaatttaaaaatattaataataaatttgaaataaatatacatgataaatttaaataatgttaatgatgagtttaaaataataacatattaaaaattaaaataatattgataataaatttaaaaatatattaagcttgaacataaaataatgctagatgtaaaattaaatatatttaaagaacagaataatgaatattaaaataaataaataaataaataacatattaaataggtaaggattaaattaaattaaaaacagaattgaaggaaaaaatgaaaataagataaaaaaggGCCACATGTAATGCGCGAATAACTTGGGGGACCAAGTAGGAAATAATTCCCGTCCCTTCAAAATGCAGCGTTTCAACCTGGGccgaaatgaaacaaaaacaaaatgcaaggaaaaattaaaaaaaatttaaaaaactgaTTTGAACGCGCCACAAAAGAGGGAGGAACAAACGCGTAAATTGACCCTTGAGACAAAACGCGCGGATCAAGCTGCATCCGGGTCGGGTCAGTCGGGTATGGCCTtatacgacgccgttttggggaCACTGAAGCAGGccctaaacgacgtcgtttttattactttataaaatcCCAAAcctaattagaaaataaaacaaaataaaacctaattagaaattttttaccacttttaaagaaaataaaacgaaaaacaATGCCTTAGGCTATCTTCTCCCCGCTGTTCACAGCCGAAACAATAGCCCCTTCAACTCTGATTTTAACAGAGCAGACAAGGGCCGACGGCAGACTAGCAGAGGTAAATCTTCCCTCTTCCTTCTT harbors:
- the LOC105762520 gene encoding pectinesterase PPME1 encodes the protein MEGKRIESSEVYVAAMCVSILLFAPVGVSQPIPADKSQVNAWFNGIIKPVKERGNTLDPELVEAETEPRIIKVMQGGGGEFDTITKAIESVPSGNTKRVIISIGPGSYKEKIRIERNKPFITFLGDPKSMPNLTFDGTAKQYGTVDSATLITECSYFVGANLNIVNTAPKPDGKMVGAQAVALRVSGDRSAFYNCKIIGFQDTLCDDKGNHFFKDCHIRGTVDFIFGSGKSLYLNTKIFVEGDPGLTVITAQARESSSEDTGYSFVHGSISGTAKNAFLGRAWKSSPRVVYAYTEMGNVVNPAGWSHNLQPERAKTVYYGEYKCTGQGANPKTREPFVKQLPDAEAQPFLVLDYVEATKWLLPSPTVPN